A single Bacillus sp. OxB-1 DNA region contains:
- a CDS encoding aspartyl-phosphate phosphatase Spo0E family protein, whose amino-acid sequence MNCSLDKRIEQVRIEMIKAVERLGMTSKETIEISQKLDELINQSIHQKNTDKW is encoded by the coding sequence TTGAATTGTAGCTTAGATAAGAGGATTGAACAGGTCAGGATTGAGATGATTAAGGCTGTGGAACGGCTAGGGATGACTTCTAAAGAGACAATTGAAATCAGCCAAAAGTTGGATGAGTTGATTAATCAATCGATCCATCAAAAAAACACGGACAAATGGTAA
- a CDS encoding YkvS family protein — translation MNIAEVGNIIEFKDGLQGIVEKVNENSVIVDLTYMENFDELELEEKTVVNHKRYKIIHGNEK, via the coding sequence ATGAATATTGCTGAAGTGGGAAATATTATAGAGTTCAAAGACGGACTGCAAGGGATTGTGGAAAAAGTGAATGAGAACTCGGTCATTGTCGACCTCACATATATGGAAAACTTCGATGAACTGGAACTGGAAGAGAAAACGGTCGTCAATCACAAACGATACAAGATCATCCATGGAAATGAAAAGTGA
- a CDS encoding B12-binding domain-containing radical SAM protein, whose amino-acid sequence MNIVLTTLNAKYIHTNLAIRYLKSYAAPEFDPILAEYTIKDPAMSIVSDLYQKQPDVVGFSLYIWNIEESIRVMQLLKKVKPDVLIVAGGPEVTYDYDYWLQRVPEIDAIAIGEGERTFKQLLEAHAENRSFSTVQGLAYRDGEQLKFTAPGPKLDLRELPSPFRFKEDIPDLSKRVTYIETSRGCPFSCQFCLSSIEVGVRYFNREAIKDDIRYLMANGAKTIKFVDRTFNISRSYAMEMFQFLIDEHLPGTVFQFEITGDIMRPEVIDFLNDNAPAGLFRFEIGVQSTNDLTNELVKRRQNFEKLSRTVTMVKRGGKIDQHLDLIAGLPEEDYDSFRQTFNDVFAMRPEELQLGFLKLLRGTGLRILSEQYGYKYVDVAPYEIVSNNVLSFDDILRIKHTEDVLEKYWNDNRTPRTIEYLVTSVFETPFDFFQQFGTYWENRGWSRIGHQLADLFTRLDDFLANETEADMDIVRSLMKLDYLAHHTFQPRKIWWKNEMQAEELTRIESDILANKTPLDIQELQFKLHERNIRKSTFITPIHVDPKEAETGRVEKKAGHLITLFKHGEAPEFFYTEKEKLSL is encoded by the coding sequence ATGAATATTGTTTTAACTACATTAAATGCTAAGTATATCCATACAAACTTGGCGATCCGCTATTTGAAATCCTATGCTGCACCCGAATTCGACCCGATACTCGCCGAATACACCATCAAAGATCCGGCCATGAGCATCGTATCTGATTTGTATCAAAAGCAACCGGATGTTGTCGGTTTCAGTTTATATATATGGAATATCGAAGAATCCATCCGTGTCATGCAGTTGCTAAAAAAGGTGAAACCTGACGTTCTTATCGTAGCAGGCGGACCTGAGGTGACCTACGATTATGATTACTGGCTCCAACGCGTTCCGGAAATCGATGCCATCGCAATCGGGGAGGGCGAGCGGACATTTAAACAGCTTTTGGAGGCTCATGCAGAAAATCGCAGCTTCTCGACCGTCCAAGGGTTGGCTTATCGGGATGGAGAGCAGTTGAAGTTTACAGCTCCCGGGCCGAAGCTCGATTTGCGCGAGCTGCCTTCTCCATTCCGGTTCAAGGAAGATATTCCGGATCTATCCAAAAGGGTCACTTATATCGAAACAAGCAGAGGTTGTCCTTTCTCCTGCCAATTCTGCCTGTCTTCAATTGAAGTCGGTGTACGCTATTTCAATCGGGAAGCCATTAAGGATGATATTCGATATTTGATGGCGAATGGCGCAAAGACAATCAAATTTGTCGATCGGACTTTTAATATCAGCAGAAGCTATGCGATGGAAATGTTCCAATTTTTGATTGACGAGCATCTGCCGGGTACGGTATTCCAATTCGAAATAACAGGCGATATCATGCGCCCAGAGGTGATCGATTTTCTGAACGACAACGCACCGGCCGGGTTATTCCGATTTGAAATCGGCGTCCAGTCGACAAACGATTTGACGAACGAGCTGGTCAAACGCCGTCAAAATTTCGAAAAGCTATCCCGTACCGTGACGATGGTGAAGCGTGGCGGGAAGATTGACCAGCATCTCGACTTGATCGCCGGGCTTCCGGAAGAGGATTATGATTCATTCCGACAAACGTTCAACGATGTCTTCGCCATGCGTCCCGAAGAGCTGCAGCTCGGCTTCTTAAAGCTATTGCGGGGAACAGGGCTCCGGATTCTATCGGAGCAATATGGATATAAATATGTGGACGTGGCCCCCTATGAAATCGTTTCAAATAATGTACTGTCTTTTGATGATATTTTACGCATTAAGCATACGGAAGATGTCCTTGAGAAATATTGGAATGATAACCGCACGCCAAGGACGATCGAATACTTGGTCACTTCGGTCTTTGAAACACCTTTCGATTTCTTTCAGCAGTTCGGCACCTATTGGGAAAATCGCGGTTGGTCCCGGATCGGCCATCAGCTTGCGGACCTATTCACCCGTCTCGATGATTTTCTTGCAAATGAAACAGAAGCCGACATGGACATTGTACGTAGTTTGATGAAACTTGATTACTTGGCGCACCATACATTCCAGCCGCGAAAAATCTGGTGGAAAAACGAGATGCAGGCGGAGGAGCTTACACGGATCGAATCCGACATCTTGGCGAATAAAACCCCGCTGGATATCCAGGAGCTCCAGTTCAAACTACATGAACGGAACATCCGGAAATCAACATTCATCACACCGATTCATGTGGATCCGAAAGAAGCCGAAACTGGCCGGGTCGAAAAGAAGGCGGGCCATCTCATCACTTTGTTCAAACACGGTGAAGCACCAGAATTCTTTTATACTGAAAAAGAAAAGCTGTCCCTATAA
- a CDS encoding TerC family protein translates to MEAILLEYAWVLLVLIALEGLLAADNAVVMAVMVKHLPRPQQKKALFYGLLGAFVFRFAALFMITFLVNIWQIQALGAAYLLFISIKNIIDQRKGDTEDHTKEPRRQSGFWMTVLKVELADIAFALDSMLAAVALAVTLPELGDFHIGGINGGQFIVMLIGGIVGLVLIRFAARQFIVILDKYPALETAAFLIVGWVGVKLAVLTLAHPGLGIIDPDFPHSTLWKTTFWIVLAGIALNGYLIGVRKHRKQA, encoded by the coding sequence GTGGAAGCGATTTTACTCGAGTACGCATGGGTATTGCTTGTGTTAATTGCCCTTGAAGGTTTGTTGGCAGCAGACAATGCAGTTGTGATGGCGGTCATGGTGAAGCATTTACCGCGGCCTCAGCAAAAGAAAGCTTTGTTTTACGGATTGCTCGGCGCGTTCGTGTTCCGGTTCGCAGCGTTGTTCATGATTACATTTTTGGTGAATATTTGGCAAATCCAAGCGCTGGGCGCCGCTTACCTGCTATTCATTTCCATTAAGAATATTATAGATCAGCGAAAAGGGGATACCGAGGATCATACGAAAGAACCGCGTCGTCAATCCGGTTTTTGGATGACCGTTTTGAAAGTGGAGTTGGCGGATATCGCGTTCGCCCTCGATTCCATGCTCGCGGCGGTAGCACTTGCTGTGACCTTGCCTGAACTTGGGGATTTCCATATCGGGGGCATCAACGGCGGTCAGTTCATCGTCATGTTGATCGGTGGAATTGTTGGTTTAGTGCTTATCCGGTTCGCCGCACGTCAATTTATCGTCATATTGGATAAATACCCAGCATTGGAAACAGCCGCATTCCTGATCGTCGGATGGGTTGGTGTGAAATTGGCTGTCCTTACGCTCGCACATCCGGGCTTAGGCATCATCGATCCTGATTTTCCGCACTCCACTCTATGGAAAACGACATTCTGGATCGTCTTGGCGGGTATCGCGTTGAATGGTTATTTGATCGGTGTCCGGAAACATCGCAAACAGGCATAA
- a CDS encoding TrkH family potassium uptake protein: MKFSRENLRRFTPAQIIVFYYFLAIAFSYLLLNLPGVYLPGVEVSFLDSLFTAVSAVSVTGLTPISIAGTYSVFGLCMLMLVLQLGGIGIMSIGTFFWLLVKKRIGLRERQLIMVDHNQYSLAGVVHLIREIVKIIFLVEMIGGLLLTIYIRPFFETFSDALLHGMFLAVSATTNAGFDITDASLLPYFNDYFIQTVIMVLIILGAIGFPVLIEVKSYFSNKVPNFRFSLFTKITTTTFGILLVFGALMIFLLESVHSFKGLAWHEKVFASLFHSVSSRSAGLTTYDITEFSEATDIFISSLMFIGASPSSVGGGIRTTTFAIALLFIINFARGNQVINIFHRQIKLIDVFRSYAVILLAGAMVMAALLILLITEPGIPAVTLLFEITSAFGTCGMSLGITSELSPIGKMIIMILMFIGRVGLISFLYTLGGKTKTIHYHYPKERVIIG, encoded by the coding sequence ATGAAGTTTTCACGGGAAAATCTTAGAAGATTCACCCCTGCTCAAATCATCGTATTTTATTACTTCTTAGCGATTGCCTTTTCGTACCTCTTATTGAATTTGCCGGGGGTATACCTTCCTGGCGTGGAAGTAAGTTTTCTCGATAGCCTCTTTACGGCGGTCAGTGCGGTTAGTGTGACCGGATTGACGCCTATTAGCATCGCCGGCACGTATTCCGTTTTCGGCCTCTGTATGTTGATGCTCGTATTGCAACTCGGCGGGATTGGCATCATGTCGATTGGGACGTTTTTCTGGCTGCTTGTCAAAAAAAGGATTGGTTTGCGCGAACGGCAATTGATCATGGTTGACCATAATCAGTACAGCTTGGCGGGTGTCGTCCATCTGATTCGTGAAATTGTGAAGATCATCTTTTTGGTCGAGATGATCGGTGGGCTGCTGTTGACGATTTACATCCGACCGTTCTTCGAAACGTTCAGTGATGCGTTGCTACATGGCATGTTCCTGGCCGTTTCGGCAACGACCAACGCGGGATTCGATATTACCGACGCTTCGCTTTTGCCGTACTTCAATGATTATTTCATCCAGACGGTGATCATGGTGCTGATCATCCTCGGAGCAATCGGATTTCCTGTACTCATTGAAGTGAAAAGTTATTTTTCAAACAAGGTTCCGAATTTCAGATTTTCCCTTTTTACGAAAATCACGACTACGACGTTCGGAATCCTTTTAGTTTTCGGGGCACTTATGATTTTCCTTTTGGAATCGGTCCACTCCTTCAAGGGGTTGGCTTGGCATGAAAAAGTATTCGCTTCGTTATTCCATTCGGTCTCGTCCCGGTCGGCCGGATTGACGACCTATGACATCACGGAGTTCAGCGAAGCGACCGATATCTTCATCAGTTCCTTGATGTTCATCGGCGCTTCGCCGAGTTCCGTAGGCGGGGGAATCCGGACGACGACCTTTGCCATCGCGTTGCTCTTCATCATAAATTTCGCGCGGGGCAATCAAGTGATCAATATATTCCATCGGCAGATCAAGCTGATCGATGTGTTCCGTTCCTATGCAGTCATCCTCCTGGCGGGCGCCATGGTGATGGCCGCCCTCCTGATCCTGCTGATTACGGAACCGGGAATCCCGGCCGTGACTTTGCTGTTCGAAATTACGTCAGCCTTCGGAACATGCGGCATGTCGCTCGGCATCACATCCGAGCTTTCACCGATCGGTAAAATGATTATCATGATCCTGATGTTCATCGGAAGGGTGGGCCTGATTTCCTTCCTCTACACATTGGGCGGAAAAACGAAAACAATCCACTATCATTACCCGAAAGAACGTGTAATTATTGGGTGA
- a CDS encoding putative bifunctional diguanylate cyclase/phosphodiesterase: protein MGYLDATQPFDQILSSSLSDSPFHMVTLIGKNDRDEFDVLYSNQLAQRHFQQSAGIPASDFFGGLWKPIKSTLRKLLSQGYKQTEIEWKSEGITTLYELYLQTGQLECGKAVIVLEINERQDLAAERENRTELEHKYMSFIDRNLDPIFTIGRDYATMYSNEAVYEVYGYRQKEVSGRSILNLLDDEKASEFKYVIARALGGETVEMDDVSFRHKNGHLLPTYLKAIPILMDGYVNEIHLLLRDTSLHQENNEKLHFLSNHDQLTGLWNRNAMKSHFAEDAAYAQRAEESLAFLHLGLDRFKLINESLGHTGADEILKIVADRLKKICPATAKLYRKSGDEFIMTLSNHTTAKTEKLSQQILGDFAKPFYYNHQEYFISASLGIAIYPEDGKTLEDLLRKSEQALRFVKQRGRSHYRFYQDRMNSTFPDEALMESHLRRAIELDELSVHYQPQVDLRTGQISSFEALLRWNNRKFGFVSPGQFIPILEESGLIHEIGDWVLDQVCRQLKEWQKKKFRFVRIAVNISPQQFRLETFIDKVKKKIIDYDIAPSSLEVEITESSLTDMDETISTLNELKKIGVTIAVDDFGTGYSSLSYLKQYPIDIIKIDRSFIKDIETDAKNAAIARTIINLAHNLGMDVIAEGVEKELQAQILLEANCFKAQGFLYSKAVPAEVIVEKYFSAIL from the coding sequence ATGGGATATTTAGATGCGACACAACCATTTGACCAGATACTGTCATCTTCATTATCCGATAGCCCCTTTCATATGGTGACGCTGATCGGGAAGAATGATCGGGATGAGTTTGACGTTCTATACAGCAATCAATTGGCCCAACGACATTTCCAGCAGTCGGCCGGTATTCCGGCTTCCGATTTTTTCGGAGGTCTATGGAAGCCGATCAAGTCAACACTGAGGAAATTGCTTTCGCAAGGCTATAAACAGACAGAAATCGAGTGGAAGAGCGAAGGCATTACCACGTTGTACGAGCTTTACTTGCAGACCGGTCAGCTGGAATGCGGCAAAGCCGTCATTGTTTTGGAAATAAATGAACGGCAAGACTTGGCTGCCGAACGGGAGAACCGAACGGAGCTTGAACATAAATATATGTCTTTTATCGACCGCAATTTAGATCCGATTTTTACAATCGGCAGGGACTATGCGACCATGTATTCCAATGAAGCGGTATACGAAGTGTACGGATACCGGCAGAAGGAAGTGTCGGGGCGGTCCATTTTGAACTTGCTGGACGATGAAAAAGCGAGTGAATTCAAATATGTCATTGCCCGGGCATTAGGCGGGGAAACTGTTGAAATGGACGATGTTTCATTCCGCCATAAGAATGGGCATCTGCTCCCAACTTATTTGAAAGCAATCCCGATCCTAATGGATGGATATGTCAATGAAATCCATCTTCTATTGCGGGATACCTCGTTGCATCAGGAAAACAATGAAAAATTGCATTTCCTGTCGAATCATGACCAATTGACGGGGCTTTGGAATCGGAATGCGATGAAGTCCCATTTTGCAGAGGATGCAGCCTACGCGCAACGGGCAGAGGAGAGTTTGGCCTTTCTGCACTTAGGGTTGGATCGGTTCAAGTTGATCAATGAATCGCTCGGACATACCGGAGCGGACGAAATTTTGAAGATCGTCGCCGATCGCTTGAAGAAGATTTGCCCGGCGACGGCAAAGTTATATCGCAAAAGCGGCGATGAATTCATCATGACCTTGTCGAATCATACGACGGCCAAGACGGAAAAACTATCGCAGCAAATTTTAGGAGATTTCGCCAAGCCGTTTTATTATAATCACCAGGAATATTTCATTTCGGCTTCATTGGGCATTGCCATCTATCCGGAGGATGGCAAGACTCTTGAAGATTTGTTGAGGAAATCGGAACAGGCGCTTCGGTTCGTGAAGCAGCGGGGGCGTTCCCATTACCGGTTTTATCAAGACCGCATGAATTCGACCTTCCCGGATGAGGCACTGATGGAGTCACATCTCCGGAGAGCGATCGAGTTGGATGAGCTGTCTGTGCATTACCAGCCGCAGGTCGACTTGCGGACTGGCCAAATCAGCAGTTTCGAAGCATTGCTCCGTTGGAATAACCGGAAATTCGGCTTCGTGTCGCCGGGGCAGTTCATCCCTATTTTAGAGGAATCGGGATTGATCCATGAAATCGGCGATTGGGTGCTGGATCAGGTCTGTCGGCAATTGAAGGAATGGCAGAAAAAGAAATTCCGGTTCGTCCGGATTGCGGTCAATATTTCTCCGCAGCAATTCCGGCTGGAGACGTTCATCGACAAAGTGAAAAAGAAAATCATAGACTACGACATCGCCCCTTCTTCGCTGGAAGTGGAAATCACCGAGAGCTCATTGACCGACATGGATGAGACGATCAGTACGTTGAATGAGTTGAAGAAGATTGGCGTGACGATTGCGGTCGACGATTTCGGTACAGGATATTCGTCCCTCAGTTATTTAAAGCAGTATCCGATTGATATTATCAAAATTGATCGTTCCTTTATTAAAGATATCGAAACGGATGCCAAAAACGCGGCCATTGCCCGTACGATCATCAATCTGGCGCATAACCTCGGAATGGATGTTATTGCAGAAGGTGTCGAAAAAGAGTTGCAAGCCCAAATTCTGTTGGAAGCCAATTGCTTTAAAGCGCAAGGTTTCCTTTATAGTAAAGCAGTGCCGGCGGAAGTGATCGTGGAAAAGTATTTCTCCGCAATTCTATAA
- a CDS encoding SDR family oxidoreductase, with product MRTHLFTGFPGFIATQLIKGLIRQRDVDRIYAIVQPEQIGRAEERIDGIMEELEVEIPFDLFAGDITQTDLGLDSTALGSLRDQPLVVWHLAAIYDLAVDAESAWRVNVEGTRQVNRFVAGHPSIIRYLYFSTAYVAGKREGLLLETELIRPTAFKNLYEETKYEAEVLVEALKPSVPVTIIRPGIVRGHSRTGETIKFDGPYFFMNLIDRLRWLPAIPYVGRTESRINVVPIDYIVDASIYLSSLGDAAGMTVHLTDPSPHPVEEVYRAMVIELTGKRPRGRLPRQLAEKGLYSVRLQRKLGVEAQTLDYLTWNATFDTSIADRLLEGSGIRCADFIQSIPTMASFYNEHKHNQDLHVKIG from the coding sequence ATGCGGACTCATTTGTTTACGGGGTTTCCCGGTTTCATTGCGACGCAGTTGATCAAGGGGTTGATTCGCCAACGGGACGTCGATAGGATTTATGCGATTGTCCAACCGGAGCAGATTGGACGGGCAGAGGAGCGGATTGATGGCATAATGGAAGAGTTGGAAGTTGAAATCCCGTTTGACTTGTTCGCCGGGGATATCACACAGACCGACCTGGGGCTGGATTCGACTGCACTGGGCAGCCTTCGGGATCAACCGCTTGTCGTCTGGCATTTGGCAGCTATTTATGATTTGGCTGTGGATGCGGAAAGCGCCTGGCGTGTTAATGTGGAAGGGACAAGGCAAGTGAACCGTTTCGTCGCCGGTCATCCGTCCATTATCCGTTATTTGTACTTCAGTACAGCCTATGTAGCGGGAAAACGGGAAGGCCTATTATTGGAAACGGAGCTGATCCGCCCCACAGCCTTTAAAAATCTTTATGAAGAAACAAAGTATGAAGCGGAAGTACTAGTCGAGGCTTTGAAGCCATCGGTCCCCGTCACAATCATTCGGCCGGGCATTGTCCGCGGGCATTCCCGGACCGGGGAGACGATCAAATTCGACGGTCCGTATTTTTTCATGAACCTGATCGATCGGCTGCGGTGGCTGCCGGCCATCCCGTATGTCGGAAGGACAGAGTCGCGGATCAATGTCGTGCCGATCGATTATATCGTCGATGCCTCGATCTACCTGTCCAGCCTAGGGGATGCGGCCGGCATGACTGTCCATCTGACCGATCCATCCCCTCATCCGGTCGAGGAGGTATATCGGGCGATGGTGATCGAATTGACGGGGAAACGTCCGAGAGGCAGGTTACCGCGGCAACTCGCCGAAAAAGGCCTATACTCCGTACGCCTACAACGGAAGCTCGGTGTGGAAGCGCAGACGCTGGATTATTTAACGTGGAATGCCACATTTGACACGAGTATTGCCGATCGGCTGCTAGAAGGGAGCGGCATCCGGTGCGCCGATTTCATTCAATCGATTCCAACAATGGCCAGCTTCTATAATGAACATAAACATAACCAGGATCTCCACGTGAAAATAGGATAA
- a CDS encoding MarR family winged helix-turn-helix transcriptional regulator, producing MNTEIERALKLYVVLSRSSKVISEEANKTIEKHGLNPTEFAVLELLHHRGRQPIQKIGQKILLRSGSMTYVVDKLEKKGLLQRIFCEEDKRITYMSITKDGVELIESIFPEHAENIRSIMSGLTTEEQETTIQLLRKLGLSVKNLS from the coding sequence ATGAATACAGAAATTGAACGTGCCTTAAAGCTCTATGTGGTCCTCTCAAGATCCAGTAAGGTCATATCTGAAGAGGCGAATAAAACGATTGAGAAGCACGGACTCAACCCGACGGAATTTGCGGTTCTTGAATTATTGCATCATCGCGGCAGACAGCCGATCCAAAAAATTGGCCAGAAAATATTATTGCGTAGCGGATCGATGACGTATGTGGTGGATAAACTGGAGAAAAAGGGTTTGTTGCAACGCATCTTTTGCGAAGAGGATAAGCGGATCACCTACATGTCCATCACCAAGGACGGTGTAGAGCTGATCGAATCGATCTTTCCCGAACATGCGGAGAACATCCGGTCGATCATGTCAGGACTGACGACGGAAGAGCAGGAGACAACCATCCAATTACTGCGGAAACTAGGATTATCCGTCAAAAATCTATCATGA
- a CDS encoding NAD(P)-dependent oxidoreductase, whose translation MEKKRIAFIGTGVMGASIVRHLLAAEHEIILYTRTKSKAEPLMKEGAKWASTVLEAVTGADVVFTMVGLPQDVEEVYYGPEGVFSAREEGQVLVDLTTSSPSLAKRIAKDAQERGMAAMDAPVSGGDVGAQNGTLSIMCGGKLQVFEEILPILSLFGKQIIYQGGPGAGQHTKMANQIAIATNMIGVCEAISYARQAGLDPEVVLASITSGAAGSWSLSNLGPRMLQGDFEPGFYVKHFLKDMDIALKEAELLELHLPGLQMARDMYNELVGQGCGEKGTQVLFKRYEGQ comes from the coding sequence ATGGAGAAGAAACGGATCGCTTTCATCGGCACCGGGGTGATGGGTGCCAGCATCGTGAGACATTTGCTAGCCGCAGAACATGAGATAATATTGTACACTCGGACGAAAAGCAAGGCGGAGCCACTCATGAAAGAGGGGGCCAAGTGGGCGAGCACGGTACTGGAAGCGGTGACGGGCGCGGATGTAGTCTTTACAATGGTCGGACTGCCGCAAGATGTCGAGGAAGTCTATTATGGACCAGAAGGGGTCTTCTCAGCCCGGGAAGAGGGCCAAGTGCTCGTAGACCTGACGACATCGAGCCCTTCTTTAGCAAAACGAATCGCAAAAGATGCACAAGAAAGAGGCATGGCTGCGATGGATGCACCGGTATCGGGAGGGGACGTCGGGGCGCAAAACGGCACATTATCCATCATGTGTGGCGGAAAGCTGCAAGTGTTCGAAGAGATATTGCCGATCTTATCCCTATTTGGAAAGCAGATCATCTATCAAGGGGGGCCGGGAGCCGGACAACATACGAAGATGGCGAACCAGATCGCCATTGCGACAAACATGATCGGCGTCTGCGAAGCCATATCGTATGCACGACAAGCGGGACTTGATCCGGAAGTTGTGCTGGCATCGATTACGTCAGGTGCAGCCGGTTCCTGGTCATTGTCCAATCTAGGTCCACGGATGCTGCAAGGGGATTTCGAGCCTGGATTTTATGTCAAACATTTTCTGAAAGACATGGACATTGCGCTGAAAGAAGCGGAATTATTGGAATTGCATTTGCCTGGACTTCAAATGGCGAGGGACATGTATAATGAATTGGTCGGGCAAGGATGTGGGGAGAAAGGAACGCAAGTGCTTTTCAAGCGATATGAGGGACAGTGA
- a CDS encoding PAS domain-containing sensor histidine kinase: MKNKQENVEIHLSFLIDNSPNPSAIVDFDGRFLYVNDAFREHFGKIEDGKLPSILADPNDPQYNIYDFQAIQKAPLETDINVKLKYGAEKSAKLKFMPIPDRQQAIIILQIPEGIDLSEKSYLHAFRNTKCFMVIADKDGTILNVNDRNFEFVNLPRAYFTGRPLDVLFHLFPDQSESTRLHLQKVKTYGCAEMWKRFERSIGDVRHYHITSFYNLDTEQFLIRIYDQTELVHLEERLAHFDSLSTVGELAASIAHEIRNPMTSLKGFIQLLRIATPEDSLKYLSVIDGEIERMESILSEMLLLSKPAIAKKTTFSLEVLVNDMIQIVQPKALMDGITIIQKETSLSDTQIVGDAAKLKQAILNLLKNAFEAISKRGVVTVSIDLDEKDRVVLTISDTGKGMSLKQINQMFMPFVSSKTGGTGLGLPFVLKTMENHDGEISVRSEIGNGTTISLHFPSANEKVPVDVSHARKVVS; the protein is encoded by the coding sequence TTGAAAAATAAACAGGAAAATGTTGAGATACATCTATCTTTCTTGATTGACAATTCGCCCAACCCAAGCGCGATTGTCGACTTTGACGGACGTTTTTTATACGTCAATGACGCGTTTCGCGAACATTTTGGCAAAATCGAGGATGGCAAGCTACCGAGTATCCTCGCCGATCCGAACGACCCACAATATAATATATATGATTTCCAAGCAATCCAAAAAGCTCCTCTGGAAACCGACATAAATGTAAAGTTGAAATATGGTGCTGAGAAATCGGCGAAATTGAAATTCATGCCCATTCCAGATCGACAACAAGCCATTATCATTCTTCAAATCCCTGAAGGAATCGACCTTTCTGAAAAATCTTATTTGCATGCTTTCCGGAATACCAAATGCTTCATGGTCATTGCGGATAAAGATGGGACCATCCTGAATGTGAATGACAGGAACTTTGAATTCGTCAATTTGCCAAGGGCTTATTTTACCGGAAGGCCGCTCGATGTCCTGTTTCATTTATTTCCGGATCAATCCGAATCCACTCGCCTTCATCTTCAAAAAGTGAAAACGTATGGATGTGCGGAAATGTGGAAACGGTTCGAACGGTCAATAGGTGACGTCCGCCATTATCATATTACATCTTTTTATAACTTGGATACAGAACAATTTTTAATACGAATCTATGACCAGACCGAGTTAGTTCATCTGGAAGAGAGATTGGCGCATTTCGACTCGCTATCGACAGTCGGCGAACTGGCTGCCAGCATTGCACATGAAATCCGCAATCCGATGACATCATTAAAGGGGTTCATCCAGTTATTGCGTATTGCGACACCTGAAGATTCCTTGAAATATTTATCGGTCATCGATGGCGAGATTGAAAGGATGGAATCGATTTTGAGCGAGATGCTGCTGCTGTCCAAACCAGCCATCGCCAAAAAAACGACCTTTTCATTGGAAGTCCTAGTCAATGACATGATTCAAATCGTCCAACCGAAAGCGCTTATGGACGGGATCACCATTATTCAAAAGGAGACCTCCTTATCGGATACGCAAATTGTCGGAGATGCCGCTAAATTGAAACAAGCCATCTTGAATTTGTTGAAAAATGCGTTTGAAGCGATTTCCAAGCGGGGGGTCGTGACCGTCAGTATTGACTTGGATGAAAAGGATCGGGTTGTCCTGACGATTTCCGACACGGGTAAAGGGATGAGCTTGAAACAGATCAATCAAATGTTCATGCCTTTTGTATCATCGAAGACGGGTGGAACCGGCCTTGGATTGCCGTTCGTTTTAAAAACGATGGAAAACCATGATGGTGAAATTTCGGTCCGAAGCGAAATCGGCAACGGCACTACTATTTCCCTGCATTTTCCGTCTGCGAATGAAAAGGTACCCGTGGATGTTTCGCATGCCCGGAAGGTCGTTTCTTGA
- a CDS encoding YkyB family protein produces MKRNHQSVRQLAIAIYVVNRHAKTATDNRQLYTLKKMALDKLIREGLAEKIGLHFVDNPKQSKQHSTVLVQCQDFLFHTIPEKEDFLSLPHLGEQDRNSRNPQERMSLNEARNLLTHFLGFQPEREEKPKRPVVKQKVRRVNNTQGFRSSYLDGK; encoded by the coding sequence TTGAAACGAAATCATCAATCGGTTCGACAATTGGCCATTGCCATTTATGTAGTCAACCGGCATGCAAAAACGGCGACGGATAATCGGCAACTATATACGCTGAAAAAGATGGCGCTCGATAAACTGATCCGCGAAGGATTGGCGGAGAAGATCGGCCTGCATTTCGTCGACAATCCGAAACAGAGCAAACAACATTCCACGGTGCTTGTCCAATGTCAAGATTTCCTCTTCCATACCATCCCTGAAAAAGAAGATTTCCTTTCTCTTCCACACCTCGGCGAACAAGACCGGAACTCCCGGAACCCGCAGGAGCGAATGAGTTTGAACGAAGCGCGCAACCTCTTGACCCACTTCCTCGGCTTCCAACCGGAAAGGGAGGAAAAGCCGAAGCGACCTGTCGTGAAGCAAAAAGTCCGACGGGTGAACAATACACAAGGTTTCCGCTCTTCCTATTTGGACGGAAAATAA